A portion of the Mustela erminea isolate mMusErm1 chromosome 19, mMusErm1.Pri, whole genome shotgun sequence genome contains these proteins:
- the LOC116579908 gene encoding cytochrome P450 2A13-like, which yields MLASGLLLVALLACLTIMVLMSVWRQRKLWGKLPPGPTPLPFIGNYLQLNTEQMYNSLMKISERYGPVFTVHLGPRRIVVLCGHEAVKEALVDQAEEFSGRGGQATFDRLFKGYGVTFSNGERAKQLRRFSITTLRDFGMGKRGIEERIQEEAGFLIEALRGTQGAFIDPTFFLSRTVSNVISSIVFGDRFDYEDKEFLSLLRMMLGSFQFTATPIGQLCEMFHSVMKHLPGPQQQALKELQGLEDFIAKKVEQNQRTLDPNSPRDFIDSFLIRMREEQNNPNTEFYMKNLVLTTLNLFFAGTETVSTTLRYGFLLLMKHPHVEAKLHEEIDRVIGKNRQPKFEDRVKMPYTEAVIHEIQRFGDIIPMGLARRVTKDTKFREFFLPKGTEVFPMLGSVLRDPKFFSNPRDFHPEHFLDENGQFKKSDAFVPFSIGKRYCFGEGLARMELFLFLTNILQNFRFKSPQLPQDIDVSPKLVGLATIPRSYTLSFQPR from the exons ATGCTGGCCTCAGGGTTGCTCCTCGTGGCTTTGCTGGCCTGCCTCACCATCATGGTCTTGATGTCTGTCTGGAGGCAGAGGAAGCTCTGGGGGAAGCTCCCTCCGGGACCCACCCCGTTGCCCTTCATCGGGAACTACCTGCAGCTGAACACAGAGCAGATGTACAACTCTCTCATGAAG ATCAGTGAGCGCTATGGCCCGGTGTTCACGGTCCACCTGGGACCCCGGCGCATCGTGGTGCTGTGTGGACACGAGGCGGTGAAGGAGGCTCTGGTAGACCAGGCTGAGGAGTTCAGCGGGCGAGGCGGGCAGGCCACCTTTGACCGGCTCTTCAAAGGCTATG GGGTGACATTCAGCAACGGGGAGCGCGCCAAGCAGCTCAGGCGCTTCTCCATCACCACGCTGCGGGACTTCGGAATGGGCAAGCGGGGCATTGAGGAGCGCATCCAGGAGGAGGCGGGCTTCCTCATCGAGGCCCTCCGGGGCACGCAGG GTGCCTTCATTGATCCCACCTTCTTCCTGAGCCGAACAGTGTCCAATGTCATCAGCTCCATTGTCTTTGGGGACCGCTTTGACTATGAGGACAAAGAGTTCCTGTCCCTGCTGCGTATGATGCTGGGAAGCTTCCAGTTCACAGCTACCCCTATAGGGCAG cTCTGCGAAATGTTTCATTCGGTAATGAAACACCTGCCAGGGCCACAGCAGCAGGCGTTAAAGGAGCTGCAGGGTCTGGAGGATTTCATAGCCAAGAAGGTGGAGCAGAACCAGCGCACCCTGGACCCCAACTCCCCGCGGGACTTCATCGACTCCTTCCTCATCCGCATGCGGGAG GAGCAGAACAACCCCAACACGGAGTTCTACATGAAGAACCTGGTGCTGACCACCCTGAACCTCTTCTTTGCGGGCACTGAGACGGTCAGCACAACCCTGCGATATGGCTTCCTGCTGCTCATGAAACATCCACACGTGGAGG ccaAACTCCATGAGGAGATTGACCGGGTGATTGGCAAGAACCGTCAGCCCAAGTTTGAAGACAGAGTCAAGATGCCCTACACAGAGGCGGTGATCCACGAGATCCAAAGATTTGGAGACATAATCCCCATGGGCCTGGCCCGCAGAGTCACCAAGGACACCAAGTTTCGAGAGTTCTTCCTCCCCAAG ggcaCCGAAGTGTTCCCCatgctgggctccgtgctcagggaCCCCAAGTTCTTCTCCAACCCCCGAGACTTCCACCCAGAGCACTTCCTGGATGAGAATGGGCAGTTTAAGAAGAGTGATGCTTTTGTGCCCTTCTCCATTG GAAAGCGCTACTGTTTTGGAGAAGGCCTGGCTAGAATGgagctctttctcttcctcaccaACATCTTGCAGAACTTCCGCTTCAAGTCCCCGCAGCTGCCCCAAGACATCGATGTGTCCCCCAAGCTTGTGGGCTTAGCCACCATCCCACGAAGTTACACCCTGAGCTTCCAGCCTCGCTGA